Genomic DNA from Acanthopagrus latus isolate v.2019 chromosome 2, fAcaLat1.1, whole genome shotgun sequence:
CAAGAGACCAAAACTGGAGGCCAGGATGGCAAATACCTCCACTGCATCTGCATATTTTCCTGGCGAGCTGATATAAGCAGGGACAAAggccacccacacagcacagaagatcagcatgctgaaggtgatgaGCTTGGCCTCATTGAAACTGTCTGGAAGATTCCTTGATATAAATGCAATTAGAAAACTAAGGATTGCCAGTAAGCCAATATAGCCCAGTAACACTGCAAAACCAAATGTGGACCCAACTATACACTCATAAACTATCTTGTCAGTGTGGTATTGCGTGTTTTTGTGAGGAACTGGTGAGGCAGACACAATCCATGCAGTGCAGATTGCTGCCTGAATAGAAGTAAGAACAATAACTGTCcctctctgctgaaaaacaccaaaccacTTCAGACTGGCTCCCCCCCCCGGCTTAGAGGCCTTGAACACAGCCAGAACTACCATGGTTTTCACCAGGATACATGAAATGCTGAGCACAAAACTGATCCCAAATGCTGCATGTCTCAGCTGGCATGTCCACAGTCTGGGACGGCCAATAAACAGCaatgaacacaggaaacataacTTAAGAGATAGCAATAGCTGGAAACTCAGTTCTGAATTGTTGGCGCGTACTACAGGTGTTCTGCGATGATAAATAAAGATGCCCAGGACAacagcacacatacatgtgcCCAGCAAGGAGGCAGCCATCAAGCCAATACCCAGAGGCTCATGGTAGGAcagaaactctgttttcttAGGAACACAGTGATCATGCTTGGGGCTGGACCAGAAGTCCTCTGGACAACTGGTGCACTCCATGGagtctatgaaaaaaaaaaaaaaaacagacatgagaTACAAGTTTTTATTATGTCATCATACTTCAGTGCTTAAAACTAAATACCAACCAGTCTCATTACTGATCTTTCCATCAGAACAAGGGATGCAatcaaaacagcacacaggttcCCCTTTCCTTCGGGCCATACGGGTACCTGGAGGGCAGCTCTCACTGCACACTGAGAAGGGTGGCTATAGGGAGAAAATAACATACCTGTTATGATAAACTACTCCATCCAGTTTTTCATGGGCTAAATAATTGTTTTATGAAAATTATAAATGACCTTTTTTGATTCGAAGTTCCAGAAGATTCTGTCTTCATAAATTGTGAGTTTTTCACCTTTGAAAGCCAACCTCTTAACCTCGCCCACATTCTGAACGTTAATTATTCCATCAGGGAGCCACAGCCAGTTCATGATATCGTAGATTGGTAAGGCATCACCATTCTCATCAAACGACACTTGATCACCAAACGGTGTGATGAAGTTCACCTTTTGCAAGTAATACACTAGCTACATGTATGAGTGTCAGTataagacagacagagaaaaaccaAAGAGGCCAGATTAATGTATTATTCTTTATATAAACATAGTGACACTGATTATTCAAGAGTCAAACTGCAAATTACTCTTGAATTAATATTAAGACATTAACCCAATCACCATTATGAATGCTGGcagtgtacatttctgcaaaccagggaTTCATTTCAACTTCCTTTAGGTTGTTACAAGTGCTTGTGTGAATGCACTTAGtatacattgtttttatatCCAATAGGATTTTGATAATACTTTTATGGTTACTGTATTCTCTGATACACTATcacccaaaatgaaatgttcattGATGCATTATCCACATCACTTCCACCAGCCTTCATTAGGGTACACAATATAGCCCACCCAACCTCTAGCTCCTGTGCTTTGATTACCCGCTATGATACAATTTACCTTCTTCCACTCTATAGGGTCTATTTGTATGTCTGTCATTATACAATGTGCAAATTCAATTAACCTGTGGTTTGCAGGGacataaaatgcaaacatttcatACTGGCGACTGGACTGGAAGACCTTTAACCCTCTGCTGACTTGGTAATATAACCATTGCTATCCCCCAGTAGTAGGGTGATGCAGCTATGTGTTTGGCACATTATTATAATTGAATATTATATGGCGCTGCATTTGATCCTATACGTGACTGTATTTTACTTTACTAATTAAAGCAGCTGATTTTGTCTTATGAACAAGAGTGTAAACTGATATCACACCTGCCATGGCTCCAGTCCTTTTATATTGCCACAGCTGTGCCCGCTGAAAGGCCCTCTCCCTGGTGTGCACTGCAGCATGTCATCAAGGGCGTAGGCCAGAGCATACACAGCCTTGTACACATTATACTCTGACCTGAGG
This window encodes:
- the LOC119032518 gene encoding extracellular calcium-sensing receptor-like isoform X2 is translated as MSFTSEPQQPTCHGFDILGFRQAQTMAFAIDEINRNSNLLPNVTLGYTLYDNCLKLGIGFRAAMSLVSGQEQQFILDETCVGTPPVIGIVGDSSSTRSIAISSVIGLYRVPMVSYFATCSCLSDRQKFPSFFRTIPSDAFQVRAMIQILNHFGWTWAGLLVSDDDYGLHAARSFQSDLAHSDGGCLAYFEILPWGSDQAELRRIVEVMRKSTARVVIVFAHESHMINLMEEVVRQNVTGLQWMASEAWTAATVLQTPDLMPYLAGTLGIAIRRGEIPGLREFLLEIRPDLHHNNSNGNSIVKLFWEYTFQCRFTPPPAGWVKAGGALCTGQEDLKDVKTEFLDVLNLRSEYNVYKAVYALAYALDDMLQCTPGRGPFSGHSCGNIKGLEPWQLVYYLQKVNFITPFGDQVSFDENGDALPIYDIMNWLWLPDGIINVQNVGEVKRLAFKGEKLTIYEDRIFWNFESKKPPFSVCSESCPPGTRMARRKGEPVCCFDCIPCSDGKISNETDSMECTSCPEDFWSSPKHDHCVPKKTEFLSYHEPLGIGLMAASLLGTCMCAVVLGIFIYHRRTPVVRANNSELSFQLLLSLKLCFLCSLLFIGRPRLWTCQLRHAAFGISFVLSISCILVKTMVVLAVFKASKPGGGASLKWFGVFQQRGTVIVLTSIQAAICTAWIVSASPVPHKNTQYHTDKIVYECIVGSTFGFAVLLGYIGLLAILSFLIAFISRNLPDSFNEAKLITFSMLIFCAVWVAFVPAYISSPGKYADAVEVFAILASSFGLLGALFGPKCYIILLRPERNTKKAIMGRNIQSQ
- the LOC119032518 gene encoding extracellular calcium-sensing receptor-like isoform X3; this translates as MIQILNHFGWTWAGLLVSDDDYGLHAARSFQSDLAHSDGGCLAYFEILPWGSDQAELRRIVEVMRKSTARVVIVFAHESHMINLMEEVVRQNVTGLQWMASEAWTAATVLQTPDLMPYLAGTLGIAIRRGEIPGLREFLLEIRPDLHHNNSNGNSIVKLFWEYTFQCRFTPPPAGWVKAGGALCTGQEDLKDVKTEFLDVLNLRSEYNVYKAVYALAYALDDMLQCTPGRGPFSGHSCGNIKGLEPWQLVYYLQKVNFITPFGDQVSFDENGDALPIYDIMNWLWLPDGIINVQNVGEVKRLAFKGEKLTIYEDRIFWNFESKKPPFSVCSESCPPGTRMARRKGEPVCCFDCIPCSDGKISNETDSMECTSCPEDFWSSPKHDHCVPKKTEFLSYHEPLGIGLMAASLLGTCMCAVVLGIFIYHRRTPVVRANNSELSFQLLLSLKLCFLCSLLFIGRPRLWTCQLRHAAFGISFVLSISCILVKTMVVLAVFKASKPGGGASLKWFGVFQQRGTVIVLTSIQAAICTAWIVSASPVPHKNTQYHTDKIVYECIVGSTFGFAVLLGYIGLLAILSFLIAFISRNLPDSFNEAKLITFSMLIFCAVWVAFVPAYISSPGKYADAVEVFAILASSFGLLGALFGPKCYIILLRPERNTKKAIMGRNIQSQ